In Quercus lobata isolate SW786 chromosome 12, ValleyOak3.0 Primary Assembly, whole genome shotgun sequence, a genomic segment contains:
- the LOC115972470 gene encoding uncharacterized protein LOC115972470 encodes MAIIGDALRQAFMPKHEYQSLRDEEKAWGKLQRPLVVTLMALVSVTVIVSTVISLNIVFPGSNGKRPFCSDERLQPLPFNAKGRGYIEHFPGAFFLTDQQTVDYYWMVVFLPSIFIFFVSLAYLVAGITVAYSAPTRHGCLKVVENNYCASKRGGVRCLSVLNVVFAIIFGLLALFLGSTLLTLGNSCGEPLFWCYEISSWGLVILYGGTAFFLKRKAAVSLDERDSGGRNLGLEMLEAHPLDVTPEVERHVNEGFKAWMGSSLLSSDEEDESESYQEVPHIIHTNSNRQRT; translated from the exons ATGGCGATAATCGGCGACGCTCTTCGCCAAGCGTTCATGCCGAAGCACGAGTACCAGAGCCTCAGGGACGAAGAGAAAGCTTGGGGAAAGCTTCAGAGACCTCTTGTGGTGACTCTCATGGCGCTCGTTTCGGTCACGGTGATCGTAAGTACGGTTATCAGCTTGAACATCGTGTTCCCCGGTAGCAATGGAAAGAGACCGTTTTGTAGCGACGAGAGGCTTCAGCCTCTGCCTTTTAACGCTAAAGGCCGAGGCTATATCGAGCATTTTCCGGGTGCTTTTTTTCTTACGGATCAGCAAACTGTGGATTATTACTGGATGGTTGTGTTCCTTCCTtcaatcttcattttctttgtctCGCTTGCCTATCTTGTTGCGG GAATAACTGTTGCTTATTCTGCTCCAACAAGACATGGGTGCTTAAAAGTAGTTGAGAATAATTACTGTGCTTCAAAAAGAG GTGGGGTTCGTTGTTTGTCTGTGCTGAATGTTGTCTTTGCCATCATCTTTGGTCTTCTTGCATTATTTCTTGGATCAACCCTCCTCACTTTAGGGAACAGCTGTGGTGAGCCCCTGTTTTGGTGCTATGAGATCTCATCATGGGGACTGGTTATTCTTTATGGGGGAACTGCATTTTTCCTAAAAAGGAAAGCAGCAGTTTCTCTTGATGAGAGAGACTCTGGTGGTCGAAACCTTGGGTTGGAAATGTTGGAAGCACATCCCTTGGACGTCACACCAGAGGTGGAAAGGCATGTTAATGAAGGGTTTAAGGCATGGATGGGGTCATCCCTCCTATCTtctgatgaagaagatgaatcTGAGAGTTATCAGGAAGTGCCTCATATTATTCATACTAATTCTAACAGGCAAAGAACGTGA